Proteins from a single region of Brassica napus cultivar Da-Ae unplaced genomic scaffold, Da-Ae ScsIHWf_2493;HRSCAF=3220, whole genome shotgun sequence:
- the LOC125601255 gene encoding thiamine thiazole synthase, chloroplastic, protein MAAVTSTLSLSSTKPQRLFDSSFHGSSISASPVSVGLKPRSFSTVSVRATAGYDLNAFTFAPIKESIVSREMTRRYMTDMITYAETDVVVVGAGSAGLSCAYEISKNPNVQVAIIEQSVSPGGGAWLGGQLFSAMIVRKPAHLFLDEIGVPYDEQDNYVVIKHAALFTSTIMSKLLARPNVKLFNAVAAEDLIVKGNRVGGVVTNWALVSMNHDTQSCMDPNVMEAKIVVSSCGHDGPFGATGVKRLKSIGLIDHVPGMKALDMNTAEDAIVRLTREVVPGMIVTGMEVAEIDGAPRMGPTFGAMMISGQKAGHLALKALGQPNALDGTYVGDLSPELVLAAADSAETVDA, encoded by the exons ATGGCGGCCGTTACTTCtactctctccctctcttccACCAAGCCTCAGAGACTTTTCGACTCCTCTTTCCATGGCTCATCCATCTCCGCATCACCTGTCTCCGTCGGTCTCAAACCACGATCTTTCTCTACCGTCTCTGTTCGCGCCACTGCTGGTTACGATCTGAACGCCTTCACTTTCGCTCCGATCAAGGAGTCGATCGTGTCTCGCGAGATGACGAGGAGGTACATGACGGATATGATCACATACGCCGAGACTGATGTTGTCGTTGTTGGCGCTGGGTCCGCTGGTTTATCATGCGCTTACGAGATCAGCAAGAACCCTAACGTTCAGGTCGCAATCATCGAACAATCTGTCAGTCCCGGTGGTGGCGCGTGGCTCGGTGGTCAGCTTTTCTCCGCCATG ATTGTTCGCAAACCAGCTCACTTGTTCCTTGATGAGATTGGTGTACCTTACGATGAGCAAGACAACTACGTCGTTATCAAGCACGCTGCTCTCTTCACGTCCACCATCATGAGCAAGCTTTTGGCTCGTCCCAACGTCAAGCTCTTCAACGCCGTCGCAGCCGAGGATCTGATCGTGAAAGGAAACAGAGTCGGTGGTGTGGTGACTAACTGGGCTCTTGTGTCGATGAACCACGACACACAGTCTTGCATGGACCCAAACGTCATGGAAGCCAAGATTGTTGTCAGCTCGTGCGGTCACGACGGTCCCTTTGGAGCCACTGGTGTGAAGAGGTTGAAGAGCATTGGGTTGATCGACCATGTTCCTGGGATGAAAGCTCTCGACATGAACACCGCTGAAGATGCGATTGTGAGATTGACTAGGGAGGTCGTTCCTGGTATGATCGTGACCGGTATGGAAGTTGCTGAGATTGATGGCGCACCAAGAATG GGACCAACCTTTGGAGCTATGATGATATCGGGACAGAAGGCGGGACACCTCGCACTGAAAGCTTTGGGACAGCCCAATGCTTTGGATGGAACCTATGTCGGAGACCTAAGCCCGGAGCTGGTGTTAGCAGCTGCTGATTCAGCTGAAACCGTAGATGCTTAA